GTGTTTCTATGCATGACACCATAACGTACGATTTCAACGTTTTCTAAACCAGGAATTAGACGAATAACGTCTTTTTGTGCGCCCCATTTAAGATGCGTTTGGAACCCAACAATATTATATAATGTGCCGGCTGCATCATCTTGTCTTAATTGTACCACTGCAAATGGTCTTTTATCTGTTTTAGGGTCTTCAAGTCCTACTGGTTTCATCGGGCCGAATAATAATGTTTTTCTTCCACGTTCTGCCATTACTTCAAAAGGCATACACCCTTCAAAATATTTTTCTTTTTCAAATTCATTTGTGGGTGCTACTTCTGCCTCAAGTACCGCATCATAAAATCGGTTAAATTCTTCTTCAGTCATTGGACAATTTAAATACGCTGCTTCACCTTTATCGTATCTAGATTTCAAATAAACTTTATCCATATCTATCGTGTCTTTTTCAATAATAGGAGCAGCTGCATCGTAGAAATAAAGTTGATCTTTACCTGTAACGTCGACAATTTCTTGCGCTAACTTATCAGTTGTAAGTGGACCTGTGGCAATAATTGTATAGCCTTCAGGAATACTATTAACTTCTTCATTAAGTACCGTTACATTAGGATGATTTCTTAATGTTTCAGTAATATAACCGGCAAAATCATGTCTGTCTACAGCTAATGCACCACCAGCAGGCACTCTAGCACTATCTGCCGCTTTAATGATTAAAGAATCTAAACGTCTCATTTCTTCTTTTAATACACCTACCGCGTTTGTTAAAGCATTACCTCTTAATGAATTAGAACAAACTAACTCGGCAAATTTATCTGTATGATGTGCTGGCGTTTGCTTCACAGGTCGCATTTCAATTAAATTAACTTTTACGCCTCTTTGCGCAAGTTGATAAGCCGCTTCTGATCCAGCCAATCCAGCGCCAACAACGTTAACTGTTTGCATCATGTATTTCCTCCATTACATTAAAAATAGCAACTACGACAAATTCAATAGCACTATACTATATTTTTGCCGTTAGTTGCTTTAATTTATATCATTATCAATTACTTCGTTAGTAATATTAATATTTTAACATTAAAACGATAAGTTGTAACAATATATTTATTTTTGCTCTGCTTCTTTATAATCACAGTTTGAACAAACCACTTGGCTTGTTTTACCTTTTTTACGTTCTACGAGGTACTCATTACATTTAGGACAATCTCTTCCTACTGGTTTATCCCAACTGATAAAGTCACAATCAGGATATTTTGAGCAACCATAGAACAATCTATTTTTCTTAGATTTACGTTCTACTACTTCTCCTTCTTTACATTTCGGACAAGTAACGCCTATCGATTTAACAATTGCCTTTGTATTGCGACAGTCTGGGAAATTAGAGCATGCCATGAATTTACCGTAACGTCCCATTTTAATAACCATAGGTGCGCCACAAACTTCGCAATCTTCCCCAGCTGGTTCATCTTTAATTTCAATTTTTTCCATTTCTTCTTCTGCACGTTCTACATCTTGTTTGAAACTATTGAAGAAATCTCGAATAACCTTTTTCCATTCGATTTCACCTTCGGCAACTTTATCTAATAAAGTTTCCATATTAGCAGTAAAATCTACGTCGATAATTTCAGGGAAATATTCTTTAACTTGTTCATTTACGATTTCCCCAAGCTCTGTAGGTACAAAACGTTTGCTTTCATTTTTAACGTAGTTACGTTTTTGAATTGTATCGATTGTCGGTGCATAAGTTGACGGACGACCAATTTTCAATTCTTCTAATGTTTTAACTAAACGTGCCTCAGTATAACGTGGAGGTGGTTGCGTAAAATGTTGAGAAGGTTCAATATTTGTCGCTGTCACCATTTCTCCTTCGTTTATTTTAGGTAATTTGTTATCTTGTCCGTCGTCACTATCATCTTTAGCTTCAACATATAGTGTCATAAAACCTTTAAACTTAATTGTTTGTCCATTAGCACGGAATTTCAAGTCATTTTGCGTTAAATCCATGGCTACGGTATCTAATATAGCCGGTGCCATTTGACTAGCCACGAAGCGTTCCCATATTAATTTATAAAGACGGTATTGATCTCGCGTTAAATAATCCTTCATTTGGCTAGGCGTACGCAATGTACTTGTTGGTCTTACTGCT
The Staphylococcus kloosii genome window above contains:
- the trmFO gene encoding FADH(2)-oxidizing methylenetetrahydrofolate--tRNA-(uracil(54)-C(5))-methyltransferase TrmFO: MMQTVNVVGAGLAGSEAAYQLAQRGVKVNLIEMRPVKQTPAHHTDKFAELVCSNSLRGNALTNAVGVLKEEMRRLDSLIIKAADSARVPAGGALAVDRHDFAGYITETLRNHPNVTVLNEEVNSIPEGYTIIATGPLTTDKLAQEIVDVTGKDQLYFYDAAAPIIEKDTIDMDKVYLKSRYDKGEAAYLNCPMTEEEFNRFYDAVLEAEVAPTNEFEKEKYFEGCMPFEVMAERGRKTLLFGPMKPVGLEDPKTDKRPFAVVQLRQDDAAGTLYNIVGFQTHLKWGAQKDVIRLIPGLENVEIVRYGVMHRNTFINSPDVLSETYALKGRDNLYFAGQMTGVEGYVESAASGLIAGINVAHKLQDKAEVIFPRETMLGSMAYYISHAKNEKNFQPMNANFGLLPALEHRIKDKKERYETLANRALSYLDNYKKTL
- the topA gene encoding type I DNA topoisomerase — protein: MQGGTTLAENLVIVESPAKAKTIEKYLGKKYKVIASMGHVRDLPRSQMGVDEENDYEPKYITIRGKGPVVKDLKKHAKKAKNVYLASDPDREGEAIAWHLANILDLEDTSENRVVFNEITKDAVKDSFKHPRGIEMELVDAQQARRILDRLVGYNISPVLWKKVKKGLSAGRVQSVALRLVIDRENEIRNFKPEEYWKIEGEFRYKKSKFNAKFLHLKNKPFKLTNKDDVEKITTQLDGDQFEVTKVTTKEKTRYPSNPFTTSTLQQEAARKLNFKARKTMMLAQQLYEGIDLKKQGTVGLITYMRTDSTRISDQAKAESKKYIEETYGKEYTSNRKAKGQGDQDAHEAVRPTSTLRTPSQMKDYLTRDQYRLYKLIWERFVASQMAPAILDTVAMDLTQNDLKFRANGQTIKFKGFMTLYVEAKDDSDDGQDNKLPKINEGEMVTATNIEPSQHFTQPPPRYTEARLVKTLEELKIGRPSTYAPTIDTIQKRNYVKNESKRFVPTELGEIVNEQVKEYFPEIIDVDFTANMETLLDKVAEGEIEWKKVIRDFFNSFKQDVERAEEEMEKIEIKDEPAGEDCEVCGAPMVIKMGRYGKFMACSNFPDCRNTKAIVKSIGVTCPKCKEGEVVERKSKKNRLFYGCSKYPDCDFISWDKPVGRDCPKCNEYLVERKKGKTSQVVCSNCDYKEAEQK